The following coding sequences are from one Epinephelus fuscoguttatus linkage group LG7, E.fuscoguttatus.final_Chr_v1 window:
- the si:dkey-16n15.6 gene encoding organic solute transporter subunit alpha isoform X1: MGRGGNCSWIGPEIPLSSHFFTAIKDELWLFLIPAGLAIILLGLFLEEVGFFLRHLPSSRRKWLYLWILGMYPVFALTSLIALYVPRSSSLCNFIASLYHSITLLKFMGLITDFFGGKVRMLANLSGQQVSPDPFPCCCCCCLPMVAINSSSQGWMMAAVLQLSVVRTILFFVTLVLWTDEQYDYGDVDSLNPNLYVNGIICVSTFVSFYGHLLFYKATKSALHGYGLRAKFICIIVVLVLCGLQSGILETMGALEVFPCTPPFSVLTRSQLIYHYCVIVEMFCIGLYARHTFRKVEPSVVEDAEGPVSVLQIEKAVQTDDVKMTHHKPGLFGHHLVSASNPSYSSDSEDSLCRIEHAPLDGFPFPQARSQQLGRTESVEPRSAEEHGVDLTRITVRADINYEDYKDVTVV, encoded by the exons ATGGGAAGAGGTGGCAACTGTAGCTGGATTGGGCCTGAAATCCCTCTGTCATCACACTTCTTCACTG CCATTAAAGATGAGCTGTGGCTCTTCCTCATCCCGGCTGGCCTTGCCATCATTTTACTGGGGCTGTTTCTGGAAGAGGTGGGCTTCTTCCTGCGCCACCTTCCCTCATCCAGACGAAAATGGCTCTACCTGTGGATATTAGGAATGTACCCG gTATTTGCCTTGACCTCCCTCATAGCACTATATGTGCCACGGTCTTCCTCACTGTGTAATTTCATCGCCTCACT GTATCACTCCATCACCTTGCTAAAATTCATGGGACTGATCACAGACTTCTTTGGAGGGAAAGTTCGTATGCTGGCTAATCTGTCTGGACAGCAGGTATCTCCAGATCCCTTCccctgttgttgctgttgctgtctcCCAATGGTGGCCATCAACAG CAGCAGCCAAGGCTGGATGATGGCAGCtgtgctgcagctctctgtTGTCCGTACCATCTTGTTCTTTGTCACTCTGGTCCTGTGGACGGATGAACAGTATGACTATGGTGAT GTGGATTCACTCAACCCTAACCTGTATGTGAACGGTATCATATGTGTGTCAACCTTCGTGTCCTTCTACGGCCACCTTCTGTTTTACAAAGCCACTAAGAGCGCTTTACATGGCTATGGACTGAGAGCCAAGTTCATCTGCATCATTGTGGTGTTGGTGCTGTGTGGCCTGCAGAGTGGCATCTTAGAGACCATGGGTGCTCTTGAAGTTTTCCCCTGCACACCACCCTTCTCTGTCCTGACCAGGTCCCAGT TGATCTACCACTACTGTGTGATTGTGGAGATGTTCTGCATCGGCCTGTATGCCCGCCACACTTTCCGTAAGGTGGAGCCGAGCGTGGTGGAGGATGCGGAGGGGCCTGTCAGTGTCTTGCAGATAGAAAAGGCCGTTCAAACAGACGATGTTAAAATGACACATCACAAGCCCGGCCTCTTCGGCCATCACCTTGTCAGTGCCTCCAATCCCAGTTACAGTAGTGACAGCGAGGACAGCCTGTGCAGGATAGAGCATGCACCTCTGGATGGTTTCCCCTTCCCTCAGGCCAGAAGCCAGCAGCTTGGCCGGACAGAATCAGTGGAGCCAAGGTCTGCAGAGGAACATGGTGTAGATCTGACCCGCATTACTGTCAGGGCTGATATTAACTATGAGGACTACAAGGATGTCACTGTGGTTTGA
- the si:dkey-16n15.6 gene encoding organic solute transporter subunit alpha isoform X2 codes for MGRGGNCSWIGPEIPLSSHFFTAIKDELWLFLIPAGLAIILLGLFLEEVGFFLRHLPSSRRKWLYLWILGMYPVFALTSLIALYVPRSSSLCNFIASLYHSITLLKFMGLITDFFGGKVRMLANLSGQQVSPDPFPCCCCCCLPMVAINSSQGWMMAAVLQLSVVRTILFFVTLVLWTDEQYDYGDVDSLNPNLYVNGIICVSTFVSFYGHLLFYKATKSALHGYGLRAKFICIIVVLVLCGLQSGILETMGALEVFPCTPPFSVLTRSQLIYHYCVIVEMFCIGLYARHTFRKVEPSVVEDAEGPVSVLQIEKAVQTDDVKMTHHKPGLFGHHLVSASNPSYSSDSEDSLCRIEHAPLDGFPFPQARSQQLGRTESVEPRSAEEHGVDLTRITVRADINYEDYKDVTVV; via the exons ATGGGAAGAGGTGGCAACTGTAGCTGGATTGGGCCTGAAATCCCTCTGTCATCACACTTCTTCACTG CCATTAAAGATGAGCTGTGGCTCTTCCTCATCCCGGCTGGCCTTGCCATCATTTTACTGGGGCTGTTTCTGGAAGAGGTGGGCTTCTTCCTGCGCCACCTTCCCTCATCCAGACGAAAATGGCTCTACCTGTGGATATTAGGAATGTACCCG gTATTTGCCTTGACCTCCCTCATAGCACTATATGTGCCACGGTCTTCCTCACTGTGTAATTTCATCGCCTCACT GTATCACTCCATCACCTTGCTAAAATTCATGGGACTGATCACAGACTTCTTTGGAGGGAAAGTTCGTATGCTGGCTAATCTGTCTGGACAGCAGGTATCTCCAGATCCCTTCccctgttgttgctgttgctgtctcCCAATGGTGGCCATCAACAG CAGCCAAGGCTGGATGATGGCAGCtgtgctgcagctctctgtTGTCCGTACCATCTTGTTCTTTGTCACTCTGGTCCTGTGGACGGATGAACAGTATGACTATGGTGAT GTGGATTCACTCAACCCTAACCTGTATGTGAACGGTATCATATGTGTGTCAACCTTCGTGTCCTTCTACGGCCACCTTCTGTTTTACAAAGCCACTAAGAGCGCTTTACATGGCTATGGACTGAGAGCCAAGTTCATCTGCATCATTGTGGTGTTGGTGCTGTGTGGCCTGCAGAGTGGCATCTTAGAGACCATGGGTGCTCTTGAAGTTTTCCCCTGCACACCACCCTTCTCTGTCCTGACCAGGTCCCAGT TGATCTACCACTACTGTGTGATTGTGGAGATGTTCTGCATCGGCCTGTATGCCCGCCACACTTTCCGTAAGGTGGAGCCGAGCGTGGTGGAGGATGCGGAGGGGCCTGTCAGTGTCTTGCAGATAGAAAAGGCCGTTCAAACAGACGATGTTAAAATGACACATCACAAGCCCGGCCTCTTCGGCCATCACCTTGTCAGTGCCTCCAATCCCAGTTACAGTAGTGACAGCGAGGACAGCCTGTGCAGGATAGAGCATGCACCTCTGGATGGTTTCCCCTTCCCTCAGGCCAGAAGCCAGCAGCTTGGCCGGACAGAATCAGTGGAGCCAAGGTCTGCAGAGGAACATGGTGTAGATCTGACCCGCATTACTGTCAGGGCTGATATTAACTATGAGGACTACAAGGATGTCACTGTGGTTTGA